Proteins found in one Arachis stenosperma cultivar V10309 chromosome 8, arast.V10309.gnm1.PFL2, whole genome shotgun sequence genomic segment:
- the LOC130946982 gene encoding probable fatty acyl-CoA reductase 4 codes for MDISDVQFTRKTILVTGATGFLAKIFVEKILRVQPNIKRLYLVVRASNPHVALQRLHSEIFGKKLFKIQKEKWSEKFSTFLSEKVVAVAGDVSLHNFGIKDQILIEEMLEEIDIIVHSAATTRLDERYDVAMATNTVGAYNVMNFAKMCSRIEVLLYVSTAYVSGEAELILEEGFHMGQTLKSPLKLDINLEKKLIEEKLSELKAQNVNERTITSIMKEFGTIRAHFHGWSNTYTFTKSMGEMLVTNMKGNLPLIITRPTMMIGTHSQPFPGWIEGVRTIDFVFVEYFKGALTSFVGHPKTTIDLIPADMVINSMIIALLVHSKSNSSNSLIYHIGTSLGNPIKLSDIQDIMHCYMTKEPWLKNSGKSGAFYEKFTFNPSYTEVHEFPQNKRSRLKRIINIYRPYLHFSGIFDDKNTEKLRMAIKGVGSVERKFNLDPKSIDWKDYLMNVHFPGLIKYSMQPKM; via the exons ATGGATATATCAGATGTTCAATTTACTAG GAAGACCATTTTAGTTACTGGTGCAACTGGATTCTTAGCCAAAA TTTTCGTGGAGAAGATATTGAGAGTTCAACCCAACATAAAAAGGTTATACCTTGTTGTGAGAGCATCAAATCCACATGTAGCTCTCCAACGCTTGCATAGTGAG ATCTTTGGGAAGAAGTTGTTCaaaatacaaaaagaaaagtggAGTGAAAAATTCAGCACCTTTTTGTCCGAGAAAGTGGTGGCAGTTGCAGGTGATGTTTCTCTTCACAATTTCGGAATCAAAGATCAAATCCTTATTGAAGAGATGTTGGAAGAGATTGATATTATAGTGCACAGTGCCGCAACTACAAGACTTGATGAAAG ATATGATGTTGCAATGGCGACAAATACAGTGGGAGCTTATAATGTCATGAACTTCGCTAAAATGTGTAGTAGAATAGAGGTTCTTCTTTATGTATCTACTG CTTATGTTTCTGGGGAGGCAGAACTAATACTCGAGGAAGGATTTCATATGGGTCAGACCTTAAAAAGCCCTTTAAAATTAGACATCAACTTAGAAAAGAAGTTGATTGAGGAAAAACTTAGTGAACTCAAAGCACAGAATGTCAATGAAAGAACAATCACCTCAATAATGAAAGAATTTGGAACAATAAG gGCACATTTTCATGGGTGGTCAAACACCTATACATTTACAAAATCAATGGGAGAAATGCTTGTGACAAATATGAAGGGTAATCTACCCTTGATCATCACGCGTCCGACTATGATGATCGGAACTCATTCACAACCCTTTCCGGGTTGGATTGAAGGTGTTAG AACTATAGACTTTGTGTTTGTTGAGTATTTCAAAGGAGCACTAACTAGTTTTGTTGGCCATCCAAAGACAACTATTGATCTG ATACCAGCAGACATGGTGATAAACTCAATGATCATAGCGTTGTTGGTTCATTCTAAGAGTAATTCTTCCAACAGTTTGATCTACCATATTGGTACTTCGCTTGGAAATCCAATTAAACTTTCGGATATTCAAGATATAATGCATTGTTATATGACAAAAGAACCGTGGCTAAAAAATTCTGGGAAGTCGGGGGCATTCTATGAAAAATTTACATTCAACCCCAGTTATACGGAGGTTCATGAATTTCCCCAAAACAAG AGATCAAGGTTGAAGAGGATAATCAACATTTATCGTCCTTATCTTCACTTCTCGGGCAT CTTTGATGATAAGAACACGGAGAAGCTGCGGATGGCAATAAAGGGTGTTGGCAGCGTTGAGAGGAAATTTAACTTGGATCCCAAGAGCATTGATTGGAAGGACTACCTGATGAATGTTCATTTTCCAGGTCTAATCAAGTACAGCATGCAACCTAAGATGTAA
- the LOC130945765 gene encoding uncharacterized protein LOC130945765, which produces MSREEGSQLEDISETENKEITDKHKNTSKSDIKVVDLGESLFNILISEVAEREQWKPWWRSLIVKLLGRKIDYAAMKRRLEAIWGRFGGIDVIDLENDFYIVKFLAQDDLDHALLDGPWKIYDHYLAIRLWEPNFNPLLTTINKITSWVKLPQLPIELYNDQILRKIGDLIEKTCKVDYNTSQLCKGKFARLCVEVDLTKPLLAKKWTMIKRIVP; this is translated from the coding sequence ATGTCGAGGGAAGAAGGCAGCCAACTTGAAGACATCTCTGaaacagaaaacaaagaaataacagataaacataaaaatacaaGCAAATCAGATATCAAAGTGGTGGACTTGGGGGAAAGCCTCTTCAACATCCTGATCAGTGAAGTAGCGGAGCGTGAACAATGGAAACCTTGGTGGAGATCTCTAATAGTCAAACTGCTAGGAAGGAAAATAGACTATGCAGCCATGAAGAGAAGATTGGAAGCCATTTGGGGCAGATTTGGTGGTATTGACGTCATAGATTTGGAAAACGATTTTTATATCGTTAAATTTTTGGCACAGGATGATCTCGACCATGCTCTACTCGATGGTCCTTGGAAGATATATGACCACTACTTGGCTATTAGGCTGTGGGAACCAAACTTCAATCCTCTTCTTACAACCATAAACAAGATCACATCGTGGGTTAAATTACCCCAACTCCCCATAGAGCTCTACAATGACCAAATTCTAAGGAAGATAGGAGACCTTATTGAAAAAACTTGCAAAGTTGACTACAACACCTCCCAACTTTGTAAAGGAAAGTTTGCAAGATTGTGCGTGGAGGTTGATCTCACGAAGCCTCTCCTTGCGAAAAAGTGGACCATGATCAAAAGAATTGTGCcatga
- the LOC130946981 gene encoding proteinaceous RNase P 2 — protein sequence MVQNLNTKIPNQIASMDNNSKKKRKAQTPEAKFQFELNSCSKSKDLSAAISVYDDAVSTNTRINQHHFNALLYLCSNSVNNVSLKDTALHHGFRIFDHMTSLGINPNEATLTAVARLAAAKGNADRAFELAKAVQNYGSAPRLRTFDPALFGFCELGNSGKAYEVEEHVNGSGVTLEEPQLTALLKVSAKNGNADKVYEYLHKLRSSVRCVSETTASVIEEWFHSGKGSEVGLEDLARVKEGILRNGGGWHGQGWVGKGDWLVRRTNVSAEGRCCGCSQQLVCVDIDDEETDKFARSVANLALEREVKANFSEFQGWLDKHACYDAIVDGANVGLYQQNFADGGFSISQLDDVVKELYNCSGKKWPLVILHNKRMRGLMDNPSSRRVVEEWMNNGALYTTPTGSNDDWYWLYAAVKLRCLLVTNDEMRDHIFELIGSNFFNQWKERHQVHYTFVKGNLKLQMPPPYSLVIQESEKGSWHVPLALHTGDETSRTWLCITRHSSQDAEANVCNSVDTPNFNHHNTKDAEGPQEFSNGVGIMDSQVDENNTTSLTGKRKERSPPL from the exons ATGGTGCAAAATTTGAACACCAAAATACCCAACCAAATTGCATCAATGGACAACAAcagcaagaagaagaggaaggcACAAACTCCAGAGGCCAAGTTCCAATTCGAGCTCAACTCATGCTCCAAATCCAAGGATCTAAGCGCTGCCATCTCTGTATACGATGACGCCGTTTCGACCAACACTCGCATCAATCAGCACCACTTCAATGCCTTACTCTACCTCTGTTCCAATTCCGTCAACAACGTCTCGCTCAAAGACACCGCATTGCACCACGGATTCCGCATTTTCGATCACATGACCAGCCTCGGAATAAACCCCAATGAAGCCACCCTCACCGCTGTTGCCAGGCTTGCCGCCGCGAAAGGCAATGCCGACCGCGCATTTGAGCTCGCGAAGGCCGTTCAGAATTATGGCTCTGCCCCTAGGCTGAGGACTTTTGACCCTGCTTTGTTCGGATTCTGTGAGCTTGGAAATTCCGGTAAGGCTTATGAGGTGGAGGAGCATGTGAACGGTTCTGGTGTGACACTCGAGGAACCACAACTCACGGCGCTGCTGAAGGTGAGTGCGAAGAACGGGAATGCAGATAAGGTGTATGAGTATTTGCACAAGCTAAGGAGCTCAGTGAGGTGCGTTAGTGAAACGACGGCGTCTGTGATTGAAGAGTGGTTTCACAGTGGAAAGGGTTCTGAGGTTGGTTTGGAGGACTTGGCTCGTGTGAAAGAAGGGATTTTGCGAAATGGGGGTGGGTGGCATGGTCAAGGGTGGGTTGGGAAAGGGGACTGGCTTGTTAGAAGGACCAATGTTAGTGCTGAAGGACGTTGTTGTGGTTGCAGCCAGCAATTAGTTTGTGTTGATATCGATGATGAGGAGACAGACAAGTTTGCACGTTCTGTTGCTAATTTGGCACTGGAAAGAGAGGTCAAAGCTAATTTCAGTGAATTTCAG GGCTGGCTTGACAAACATGCGTGTTATGATGCTATAGTGGATGGAGCGAATGTTGGGCTCTACCAACAAAATTTTGCAGATGGTGGATTTAGCATTTCTCAG CTTGACGATGTAGTAAAAGAACTTTACAATTGTAGCGGGAAAAAATGGCCACTGGTCATCTTGCATAACAAGCGAATGAGAGGGCTTATGGATAATCCATCAAGCAGAAGGGTGGTAGAGGAGTGGATGAATAATGGTGCGCTCTATACGACTCCAACTGGATCCAATGATGATTG GTATTGGCTTTATGCTGCTGTAAAACTCAGATGCTTGCTTGTGACAAATGATGAAATGCGGGATCACATATTTGAACTCATAGGAAGCAACTTTTTTAACCAGTGGAAAGAAAGACATCAA GTTCACTACACATTTGTTAAAGGAAACCTGAAACTTCAGATGCCACCACCATACTCATTGGTCATCCAG GAATCAGAAAAAGGGTCATGGCATGTGCCTTTAGCACTGCACACTGGTGATGAAACTTCAAGGACTTGGCTGTGTATTACCCGTCATAGTTCTCAGGATGCCGAAGCTAATGTTTGCAATAGTGTGGATACTCCTAACTTCAATCACCATAACACAAAGGATGCCGAGGGACCACAGGAATTTTCAAATGGTGTCGGTATCATGGATTCCCAAGTTGATGAGAACAACACAACTTCCTTGACTGGTAAAAGAAAAGAGAGGTCTCCTCCTTTGTGA